CAAAGGCTGCGCAAGAATCCCCAGCTGGCCGCCGAAGTCCGCCGTCAGATCGCCCTGCACGGACAGCTTAGCATTGCCTGCGAAGATGAACTGGCCAGCGAGCGGATGCAGCGGCAGATCATTAGCAAGGTGGCAGACGCGGAAGCGGAGGGTTTCACCAGCCAGGTCACGGCCCGACTCAGCCGACGCCGATCCACCCGACAAGTGCTCGCCCTGGCTGCGGTCATGGCTCTCTGCGCGACGGCTATTTTCTTCTGGAACCTCCCTTCTTTGTCCACGGAGCAGACAACCATCGCCACTCTGATGCACAGCGATGGCGTCCAGTGGCATGGGGAGCGTCTGACCGACGGAGCGGTCGTGCAGGCAGGCGACTCGGTTCGATTCGACTCCGGATTGTTAGAACTGGAACTGGCAGGTCGCGGCACCCTGGTCGTCGAGGGACCGGCGCATGTCGATTTCCCGGCAGCCGACCGCGCTGTGTTGCATCGCGGCAGCCTGGTGATGCGAGCCACGGAAAAAGGTCACGGCTATCGGGTGGAAACCTCCCAGGGCAGTGTGGTCGATCTCGGCACGGAATTCGCCGTTTCGGTATCGGACGACGATGTGGTGGAGACCCACGTCATCGACGGCAGCGTCGAAGCGATTCCCTCGAAGGGCGAGTCGGTCACCCTGAAAAAAAACAAAGCATTCCGCCTGCACCCCGAAGGAGGAGAAGCGATCGACGCCGATGTGGGAAAATTCTACACCCGCATGCCCCCGCGCCACGATGTAGCCGCGCAGTTCATTCACTGGAATTTTGACGATTCCAAGGGACTTCTGGCGCGCGCTCAAGGTGAACTGGGCAGATCAAATGGACAACCCAACGATCTGGTTTTCTTCGCGGACCCTCCTGGCACCACGCCGCAATGGATCGATGGTGCGCGCGGCGCGGCTCTGCACTTTGACGGTCGCGGTGCCTATGCCGAAAGCAACTACCGCGGCATCGAGGGAGGCTCCCCACGCACCGTGAGTTTCTGGGTCCGAGTGCCCGAAGATTTCATCCTGACGCAGGGTTTTGGGATGGTTTCCTGGGGTCGAAAAGCCGATCTCGGCGAAGCTTGGCAAATTTCCGTCAACCCACTGGTGAAAGATGGTCCGGTGGGACGCTTGCGGCTGGGACTGCACGGCGGACAGATCATCGGCACCACCGACCTGCGCGATGGCAAGTGGCATCATATCGCCGTGGTGATGTATGGTGGCTCGCAGCCGAACGTCGGCACCCACGTGCTGCTCTATGTCGACGGCCGAAAAGAAACGGTCTCCCGCGCCGCGCTGCAAGAGGTGAAAACCCAGGTGGAAAAAGCGAAACACGGCTTATGGGTCGGGCGCAATGTCACTTACACCCTCGATAGCAAAACGATGAACACCCAAGGCGGCTTCTTCCGAGGCGCGCTGGATGAACTTTACGTCTTCGATGCCGCCCTGTCCCAGAGCGAAATTCTCGAGCTGATGGAGCGAGGCAAATAGGAGATTTCCATTTGCCTCAGCGCCTGTAAGCTGAGCGCGCATGAGGCTCGATCGCTTTCTCTTCCATCACACCGACCACGCACGCCGCGATATCCGCCGCATCCTTGCGGCCGGACGGGTGCAGGTGGAGGGTCAGGTGGAAAAAGACACCCGCTGCGAGATCGGCGATTTCACCCAGGTGATGTTAGACGGCAAGCTACTGCGTGATACTTCTCCTGTTTACCTGATGCTGAATAAACCCGCCGGCTACCTCAGCGCCACCACCGATCCGGAACACCCGACGGTGATGGAGCTGATCAATGTGCCGGAGACGCTGCACATTGCGGGTCGCTTGGATCGCGCCAGCACCGGCCTGCTCATTCTCACCAACGACGGAAAATGGTCGCGTCGCCTCACCGAGCCCAAGGAAAACGTGCCCAAGGTCTACCTCGTGGAAACCGCCGAGCCGGTGACCGAAGAAACCCATGACCACTTTGCCCGTGGGATCTACTTCGCCTACGAGGACCTCACCACCGCGCCGGCTGATTTGGAAATCATCACCCCGCACCAGGCGCGGCTAACAATTTACGAAGGGCGCTATCATCAGGTGAAGCGGATGTTTCATGCGGTGGGAAATAAAGTAACGTCACTGCACCGCGAGAGCATGGGCGGCATCATGTTAGACCGCTCCTTGGAGGTCGGAAAATACCGCCCCCTGACCGAAGCCGAAGTTGCATTTTCCAGCGCCCCGCTCGATACTCCGAAGTCGTGACCGATCTCCCCAACCCACGCCTCAGACGCATGCGACTCGCTGCGGGTGCTATTTTAGCGCTGATGGCCATGCTCTATGTTTTCGCCCGCAGCTACCAGACCCAGTGGCCGTGGCTCGAGTGGCTGAGAGCTTTTGCCGAGGCTGGCATGGTGGGGGGACTGGCCGACTGGTTTGCCGTCACCGCCCTGTTCCGCCACCCGCTCGGCCTGCCCATCCCCCACACCGCCGTCATCCCCAAGGAAAAAGACCGTATCGGCGCAGCACTCGCTCAGTTTGTCAGGGGAAACTTTCTCACCGCCGAACTGATCTGCCAGCAAGCCAAAGAACTCATGCTGGTGCCACGCATGGCCAGCTGGATGACCCAACCAGCCAACGCTGACAAACTCGCCCAGCAAACCTTGCAAATGCTACCCACCGCACTGGATGCACTGGAAAAAAACGACGCCCACAAGCTGCTCACCAGCAAACTCACCGAGCAGCTGAAAACGGTTCGGCCTGATGAGATCAGCGGCAAGCTGCTCGATTGGATGCTCGCAGAACAGCGCTACCGCAAATTGTTAGCCCCTGTCCTGCGGCAGCTCTCATCCGCCATCTCGCACAACCGCGGGCGTATCGAAGAAGCCGCGGGGAACAAGGCGCCACTCAACAAGGTCCCGTTGTTAGGAAGGATATCACGCGCCATTGCCGAGGACATCTCCGAGCGAACCACCGGCAGCATCGAGGCCAAACTCATCGCCGCCAGCGAGGACGAAACCGAGCCGCTCTGGGACATCATTGACGAGCAACTGACCGCCGCCCGGGAACAATTTTCCAACAATCCGGAACTGAGGTCCCAGCTCGAAAGCATCCGCGACCAGTGGCTGGAAGACCCTCACAGTGGCGAACTGGCCGAGCGCTTGTGGCAGCAAGTGCGCCGTAGTCTCGATCGAGATCTCCAGAGTGAGGTTCCCAAAACGGTCGATCACCTCAGCTCCATCATCGTCTCCGCCGGCACCGCCATCGATCACAACCCAGAGCTCGCGCAGCGGATTGAGAACACGCTGCTGGAAGGCATCGATCAAATCCTCACCCAGCACGGCGAGCACATCGAAGCCATGATCCGCAACACCATCGAGCAGTGGGACGCCGCTACCTTAATCCAAAAGCTCGAACAACAAGTCGGCCCCGATCTTCAGTTCATCCGCATCAACGGCACTTTGATCGGGGGACTTGTGGGAGTCAGTCTGCACGCCATTGGCCTGCTAATCTGGCATTGATCAGCAACGCACGGCAAGCACGGAGACCTCGGAGTCATGCATCAGCCGCTCGGCATTGGTGCCGATGAACATGCTGGCGAGCTTCGACTGCCGGCGTGTGCCCAGCACAGCGAGGTCCGCATCACTTTCATTGATGTGGTAGGTCAGTTCCACCGAGGGAACCACCGATTCCAAAATCTTGGTTGTGTGCGTAATCCCCTTCAACCTATCGGCGAAGTCGGCCAAGCTCTGGTCCATCTGTTCCTGCGTTTGCGCGCGCACTTTGGCGACGTAGGTGGCCGTGTCCGACTCTCCACCTTCCAGAGTTTTACCCCAGATATCTTTATTTGGAGGATAGATCACATGGACAATTTCCAAGAGCGCGCCGTTCGCTTCGGCTTCAGTGATTGCCTTTTCCAGAATGGTATTCGAAGACACACTGAAGTCGGTGCAGACGATGATTTTTTTGAAGTCACCCTCCTGCCAGTCGCGCACTAACAGAACATCGGATGGAACCAGACGAACGCAGCGCGAAGCAATGGTGCCTAGACGGCGTTTGCTCATATCGTTGGCCGCGATGACCAGCATCCCAGCATCGTGCTCTTTAGTCAGTCGGTCCAGCTCATCCGCAGCCCGGCCTGTGCAGACCACACACTGCACACTTTCACCCGGCACAGTGGACTCCACCAAAGCTTCAAGCTTCTCGAGAGCTTCTTTTTCCAACGCGGCCTCAGCCTCCCCTGCGGACTTGCCCCAGTGGTGTAAATGTGATGCACAGAGAACATGCACAGCAATCACCGGAACTCCCGCAGCACGTCCGGCGTGGACCGCATGTTTGAGAACATTTTCAGATGGTGACGAAAAATCGATACCGGCAATAATAGGTTGAGTTTTTTTCATAATAAGAGTCTGTTAGGAAATGCTTCGGGCAGCGTGCCGTCAAGTGCACGAGCCACCCACAGCATTCGGCCATAAAGCCACTACTGTCAAGGAGCATCGGGTGAACAAAGAGGGAAATCCCAAAGCGTTAGGAAATCTAACATAAACACTTGAAGTAGGTCTATCACAACGCTCCACGCACATTCCAAAAGGCCATCCCTGAGTCGTCTTGCGGCTGCCGTTCGCGCCCTCACCATTTCAACAGTATCTGCTCTTTCCCTGCCTTAGCTTAAGGCTCGAAAAAGAAGACCAGCCGACGATACACCTCCAGCAATCTCAGCGCGTCTCTCGGTCCGCTGTTCAGGCCGCCCAATTTTGCCCAGTTCATAGCACTCAGCCCCCCATTTTAGCGACTTTTCACGGCTACGCCATAGCCTCGCACTAATGACCATGCAAATGCTTGTCATTTCCACGCTCATCCACTATCAGTCCCAAATGTCCGCCGAAATGGAACACACAGTCGCCTCCGCCGCCACGCTGGAGGGAACCTCCCTGCACACTGGGGAAAAAGTCAGCCTCACCGTGAAACCTGCACCTGCAGGGCACGGGTTCAAATTTCGCCGCGTCGATCTGGACGACCAACCGTTCATCGATGCCGATGTCGATAAGGTGCAGACCGTCGAACGCGCGACCACCCTGGCCGAGGGATCTGTGAAGGTGCACACTGTCGAACACATCCTCTCCGCGCTCTGCGGCATGGGCGTCGACAATGCCATCATCGAAATGGACGCCAACGAGCCACCCATCGGCGACGGCTCATCAGCTCCCTACGTCGAGCTGATCAAGCAAGCCGGCATCGAGCAGCAGGACAAGCCGCGCAAAGTTTACGAAATCCGCGAGCCGATTCACATGGAAACTGGCAATGGCTCACTGATCACCATCGTGCCGGACAAAAAGTTCCGTGTCTCAGTAACCAACGTCGGTCCCGACGGCCGATTCACCCAGTATTTCTCCAGCGAAGTCACTCCTGAACTCTACGAAAAGGAAATCGCTCCCGCTCGCACCTTCGTGTATTACGAAGACGTCAAGCCTCTGCTCGACAAAGGCTTAATCAAAGGTGGCAGCCTGGAAAATGCCGTGGTTGTCCGCGGCGAGGAAGTCATGAGCAAGGAGCCGATGCGATACAACAATGAGTTTGCCCGTCACAAGGCACTCGATGTCATCGGCGATCTCATGCTCAGCGGCAAGCGGATCATGGGACACGTCATCTGTGTCAAACCCGGCCACGGCCCGAACACCAAGATGGCATCCACCCTCAAGAACGAATACATGCGCATGCGCACCATGGTGCCACCCGTCACCATCCCAGAAGGTGAAGCCGTGCTCGATGTCAATGAGGTGATGAAGATCCTGCCTCACCGTTACCCCTTCCTGATGGTCGATCGCGTGGTCGATTTCGAAGGTGACAACAAGTGCACCGGCGTGAAAAACGTCACCATCAACGAACCCTTCTTCCAAGGTCACTTCCCAGGCCACCCGGTGATGCCCGGCGTGCTGCAGGTAGAGGCCATGGCCCAGGTCGCCTCCATCCTGATGCTGCGCAAACCTGAGAACCAAGGGAAAATTGGTTACTTCATGAGCGTCGACAAGGTCAAGTGGCGCAAGCCGGTCCTCCCCGGCGACACCCTCTTCATCGAGGCTGAAATCCTCAAGATCCGCCGCAGCATCGGCTCCGCCATCTGCCGCTGTATCGTCAATGGCGAGGTGGTTTCCTCCGGTGAACTCAAGTTCGCCCTGATCGATTCCTAATCCTGCGGCTCCCCGATTCCCAAGAGCATGATTCACTCAACTGCCATTATCGACCCCGCCGCGGAAATTGCCGACGGCGTGGAGGTGGGCGCCTACTGCGTGGTGGGTGCGAATGTCTCCATCGGCAAAGGCAGCGTGCTGAAATCGCACGTGGTCATCGAGGGCCACACCAGCATCGGTGAGAACAACATCTTCTTCCCCTTCTCGGCGATCGGTCAGATCACCCAGGACCTGAAATATGTCGGAGAACCCACCGCCCTGCACATCGGCGATCACAATACCTTCCGCGAGAACACCACGATTCACCGTGGCACGACCGAGGAGGTTCCCACCACGATTGGGAGCCACAACCTGTTTCTCTCATACTCCCACGTGGCGCATGACTGCCAGGTGGGCAACCACTGCATCCTCTCCAACAATGGGACCCTCGGGGGGCACTGCACCGTCGGTGATCACGCGATTATTTCCGGACTCTCCGGCGCCCACCAGTTCTGCCACATCGGCGAGCACGCCCTAGTCGGCGGCTGCACCAAGATCGTGCAGGACGTGCCACCCTACATGATTGTCGATGGCAACCCGGCCGCCGTGCGCAGCCCCAACCTCGTGGGACTTCAGCGCCGTGGCTTCAGCGAGGAAGCCCGCCGCTCGATCAAGAACGCCTACCGCAAGCTCTTCCTCAGTAAGAAATACAGCCTCACCTCCTTGATCGACGAACTCGAAGGCACCGAGACGGCCCAGGAAACTCACGTCAAGCGACTGATTGAGTTCATCCGCCAGAGTGAACGCGGAGTCATCCGTTAGGCCGTTAGACAATTCACGTTTTCATCGACGTGACAATCATCGACAATCATCGACAATCATCGACAATACTCGTCAGCTACGGAGCACGTAGTTAGGCCCGCTAAGCACAGGTCGTTAGACAACATCCAAGCTCGGATGATATTTTAAATATGCTATCATAGCTAAGCTATTAAACAGCAATTCATTCGGTTTAGTATATACATGTTATACACTAACATTATTTTTTTTATAGATTGCCCTGACATTAGATTCTATCCATAATAACATCGTTATGAAATCTACTCTATTCCCCGTGTTGACAGCGCTTGCGCTTTCCTCCGCCGCTCATGCCGGCTCCGATTACTCCGCTAAAGCTATCCCTACAGCAGCCGCTCCTTCTTGCCTTTGGACATGGTTTGCCGGTGGTTCTGCTGGTTACCTTTCAGGTGATTGGGACGAAGATATTTACACCATGCATGTAGGCGCTGAGCTGACATGTGCAGGAAGCAATGCTTCGCATGCGGTTTACCTTGAAGTAGGCTACACCGAGAAACAAGATAACCTGAACTATGGTTATCAATACCAGAGCATTAATGCCATTGCTGCTCCTATGTTAGAAATCGACTACGAAGTAGACATCGTGCCTATCACCTTGAACTACAAGTATGAACAAACACTTACTGATAGCCTGAATTGGTACATCGGTGCTGGCGCAGGTATCGCTCTTTATGACGCTGAAGCCGACAGCTCATACTATGGTCACGCTTCCAAAGACGACACCGTATTTTACGCACACATTTTCGCCGGCATCACCTACAATATCACTCCAGCATTTGAAGTGTTCTCAGGTGTTCGCTATGTCTTCATGGACGATCCTGGCTTCTTCGACGATTCTGATCTCGAGGACGACTTGAACCCAGATGGCGATCTACACATTGAGTTAGGCGGTCGCTATAACTTCTAATGGACTAGCCAAGTTCACAATATCTCTAAGCCCACACGGTTTTCCGTGTGGGCTTTTTTTTGCATACAATGCATTCGCACCCGTCAGGCATTCGATGAACATGAAGTCATCATATCATGAAAATTGTGTTTCGATATGATTCCACAGTTACTCAGTCAGGATGATTACTCAGGCTCATTAACAATATGATTGCAATCTAACGAACTCTACATCAATATATAAAAGCTATGAAAACCACCACTATATCATTACTAGCCGGCCTCACTCTGGTCACTGCAGCCCAAGCTGGAGAAAGCTACTCACCCAAAGGAAAAACCATCATCGCGCCCCCTCCGGCACCATCCTGCCTATGGACTTGGTTTGCCGGTGGCTCCTATGGTAAGATGGATGCCGATCATTGGGATGAAGATATTTACACCCTGCATCTTGGTATCGAGCGCACCTGCGTATCTAACCCATGCGGATCACACGCCTTCTTCCTAGAAGTAGGATACACCGAGAAGGACGAAGACCTGTTTATTCCTACCAGCACGAATCTGACCAATGGTTTCGATCAGTATGGTAACATCGACATGGAGTGGGAAATCATTCCTATTACCTTGAACTATAAGTTTGAATGCAACTTAACAGGTAACCTGAACTGGTATGTCGGTGCAGGTGCCGGTATCGCACTGGTCGACTTCGAGGCTTCGAGCAGTTACGACAATGTCGATTTTGACGACACCGTGTTCTATGCGCATATCTTCGCCGGATTAACCTACAACGTAAGTGAGTCCTTTGAAATCTACGCAGGCGCTCGCTACGTCATCATGGACAACCCTGATCTCTCAGGAACCGTGTATGATGAAGTCGCCGACCTCGATGGAGGAATCCACTATGAGCTCGGCGCTCGCTTCAACTTCTAAGTAAAACCAACCCTCGTATTGCAAAAACCCGCATGGCTCAGGCTGTGCGGGTTTTTTATGAGCTGCGGAGACGTGCCCGAATGAAAGCCACAGAAGTCAGGCCAATCATCAGGTAGCTAAACCAATCTCCCGCCATCGCATACAAGCTCACAGGGCCGTGTTTTGGGGCGTAGGCATGACCGTAATGGCTGGCACGCACGAAGGGTCGTCCATTTTCGTCCTCGATCACCTGGCGCTCACCAGTCACGGGGTCCTTGAGCGAACCGGTGGCGGTGATGATGGCACTGACCCCGGTGTTGGCCGAGCGGATCATGGGACGACGAAGCTCGATGGCGCGGAACTTGGAGTTTGCCAGATGCTGCAGCGCTTGCTCGCTTTCCTTGAACCAGCCGTCGTTGGTGACGTTGACAATGACCTGGGGCTCACGCCGGACAAACTTCCTGGTCAGTCGCCCGACCGTATCTTCAAAACACACGGTCGGGATCACCTGCATATCGGCGCCCGAAACCGGCACGGTCAGGGGTTCGGTGGAGGTGCCTGCGGTGAACCCTCCTGCAAACGAGGCCCCTGATGAGAATTTGAAAATATCACGCAGGAACGGCAGTTGCTCGTCAAAGGGGATGTATTCGCCGAAGAGCACGAGATGTTTTTTACGGTAGGTCTGGATGCTTTGCTCGAGCAAGCCGTCCGGGCGCACGGTGGCCAGCGAGTTATACTGTCCGCCTCCTTCTTTGAAGCGGGCAAATTCACCATCGAACTCGGCTTCAAATTCATTCATCCCGAGCAGCAGGGTGAAGTTCCCCAGCGGAAGAACCTCTTTCTCGAGCACATGGCGGGTTTCGCCGTAGATAAAGTAACCGTCGACGCCCTCGGCGAATAACAGGGGCAGCGGCAGGGCACTTTCGGGCCAGACGACCAGGTCGGGGGTCTGGAGTTCCACCTCGTCGCCATTGACGTTCTGCTGCACGCTCTCGACATTTTCCTGCTCCAGCTTAGCGAGCGCAGCAGCGGTGGAGTCCGCGTAACCTTGGCGGATATCAGCACTGGCGCGGGGCTCCCACTTGACGTCTTGGGGGATGTTTTCCTGCACCAGCAACACGCGCACGCGATCGGTCTCCCAGCCATTGACATCCTTCACGCGCCAAACGCCGTAGCAGAACTGCACGGCTAACAGCAGGGCGGCGACGCTAAAGTCCAAGCGCGGTCTGAGTTTGCCGGTTTGCGCTTCCGCCCCAAGTCTGCGGCACGTCTGAATGATCACCGCACTCATGAAGACAGGGGTGAAGGCCAGACCGGTCACTCCCACCAAATCCGCCGCTTGGGCCAGCACCGGGGTGTTGTGAAAAGTGACGCCGAGACCATTCCATCCGAATCCGGTAAACAACCATCCGCGCAACCATTCGATCGCCACCCAGGCGGCGGCATTGATCAGAGCAAACTTGAGCGAACGAAAGGAGTCGTCCAGCACGCCACCGAGCAGGCCGGTTTTTTTCCCCGCTTGTTTCGCCGCAATCTTTTGCTGAATCGCGCTTCCCTGGACGTCGTCACGGTTGACCGCGCGCTTCCGCCACGGGTTTCCCAAAGTGACGGCAATCAAGCCCCAGAGGCCGAAGTAGAGAGCCAGAAAGGCAGCCAGCACCATCGCGCCGAGACCACTCACCGTCCAGACCCACTTCAAGTTCACCGCCCAGAACACCAGTCCGGCGGTGTAGGCGATGCCAAAGCCGTAACGCTTCCGGCTGCCACGCCAAATGGCAGGTAGCAGCGGCAACATCCACACCCAGACGAGTCCAGACAGGTTCCAGTCGGGAAAACAGAGCGCCAGCAGAAGGCCACTGACCGCAGCCAGCACCCATGGCCAGAGACACTTGGGAAAATTCTTCATCGCCATGAGCTAGCTCGGGTGTCCCATATCGGCCTAGGCCATGCGGGACTTGGCATCGGCCTCGAGCGCGGACCACAGTGAGTCCAGCCCGGCAGCTACCTTTTTCTTACTTGCCGCCAGATCCTCGGCGGGGGCGTCTTTGCCAAAGAGGTAATACTTGATCTTCGGCTCGGTCCCGGACGGACGCACCGCGCAGGAGCGACCGTCGGCCAGCTCGATGATCAACATGCCTTCCTTGGGAATGGCATCGCCCTCGGCATCTTCGAAATCGTCCTTGGAGAAATCGCGCACCCGTGTGACGGCGGCACCGTCGATCTCGCTCGGTGGGTTGGAGGAGTAGGAGGCGGCCAGCGACTTGATCTGAGCGGCACCGTCGGCACCTTCCATGACCAGCGCTTTACCCACCTCGAGGTGGTAACCGAACTCCTTGTAAAGGTCGTCCAACAAAGCTGCAAGGCTCTGCCCCACGCTCTTGGCATAGGCGGCGAGTTCGGCAAACATGACGGCCGCGCCGTTGCCATCCTTGTCGCGGATGGTATCGGTGCCGAGGTATCCGTAACTTTCCTCGCCACCAAAGATGAAGAAGCGGGAGTATTCCAGACGCAGCGCCCGGCTCTGCTCCTGGCTGAGCTTACGGTAGTCGCCTTTTTTATCAGCGGGGATCGCCTGCTCATATTTCTCGAGTTTGGCGGAGATGTATTTGAAGCCGGTGAGGGTATCGACGATGCCTACACCGAATTTCTCGGCAATGGCGCGCTGCAGCTCGGTGGTGACGAAGGTCTTGATGAGCACGGCACGGCTGCGATTGGAATCGGTGATGATGCCTTGGTCGAAGAAGGTTTTGGTCCGATACCAGGCCATCAGCGAACCGATCTGATTGCCGGTGAGGATTTGCATTTCCCCGGCGTCGTTGCGAACGGCCACCCCCATGCGATCGTTGTCCGGGTCGGTGCCGATGACAATTTCCGCACCTTCCTTTTTCGCCAGCTCAATCCCCATGGCAAGCGCCTCGGCGTTCTCAGGGTTCGGCGATTTGACGGTGGGGAATCGTCCATCTTGAATGTCTTGCTCAGGCACGGTGAGCACATCGAAGCCGAGCTCGGTCAGTAGCGGCACAATGCAGTGCCCGCCTGTGCCGTGGAGGTTGGTGAAGACGACCTTGGTTTTGTCGTCGCTGTTCTCCAGCAGATCGGGGCGAAGCAGCAGGCCTTTGGCATCGTCCATGTAAACACGATCGGCTTCGGCACCGAGCACGTTCAACAGGCCTCGACCCGCCTCGGCCACCGGCTCGTAGGCCTCGCTAGTGATGGCATTGACCTCATTGATCACACCCTCGGCATTCTCACCGACGAGCTGAGCGCCTTGATTGAAGTAGGCTTTGAAGCCGTTGTCGTGAGACGGGTTGTGGCTCGCGGTGAGTACCACTCCCGCATCCGCATTAAGTGCGCGGATGGCGTAGGAAATTTGCGGCGTCGACCGTGGTCCGTCGAAGAGGTGCACATCGCATCCCAGATCGGTGCAGATCTTGGCGCAGAACTCGGCAAAATCGCGGGAGAAATGACGGGTGTCGTGACCGATGACAAAGGCGGGCTTGCGGGCCTCACCTTGCTCCGCGAGGTAGCGTTTGAGGTAGATCACCATGCCGCGAATGGCACGGCTGACGTTGTAGAAATTCATCGAAGCCGTTCCCACACAGGGGTGCTCCGGGCGCTCGTTCGGGCCTCCTTTTCCAAGCTCTGCATCGGTGACCACCCGGCCAATCGTGCGACCACGCAGGCCGCCGGTGCCAAATGCCAGCGTTTTGTAAAATCGATCATTCAGCTCCTGCCACTCGTCGGCGGCGATCAGCTCTTGAATCGAGGCCTCAGCCACAGGACTGGTGGTGCCTTGCAGAAGGGCTAGGATGTTTTCGCGAGAAGATTCCAGTAAGCTGCCAGCAGCCACTGCTTGATCAAGGGAGGTCTGAATATCGGCCATTTCGGGCTGGATGATAGAGAGAGATCATGAG
This window of the Oceaniferula flava genome carries:
- a CDS encoding phospho-sugar mutase, which gives rise to MADIQTSLDQAVAAGSLLESSRENILALLQGTTSPVAEASIQELIAADEWQELNDRFYKTLAFGTGGLRGRTIGRVVTDAELGKGGPNERPEHPCVGTASMNFYNVSRAIRGMVIYLKRYLAEQGEARKPAFVIGHDTRHFSRDFAEFCAKICTDLGCDVHLFDGPRSTPQISYAIRALNADAGVVLTASHNPSHDNGFKAYFNQGAQLVGENAEGVINEVNAITSEAYEPVAEAGRGLLNVLGAEADRVYMDDAKGLLLRPDLLENSDDKTKVVFTNLHGTGGHCIVPLLTELGFDVLTVPEQDIQDGRFPTVKSPNPENAEALAMGIELAKKEGAEIVIGTDPDNDRMGVAVRNDAGEMQILTGNQIGSLMAWYRTKTFFDQGIITDSNRSRAVLIKTFVTTELQRAIAEKFGVGIVDTLTGFKYISAKLEKYEQAIPADKKGDYRKLSQEQSRALRLEYSRFFIFGGEESYGYLGTDTIRDKDGNGAAVMFAELAAYAKSVGQSLAALLDDLYKEFGYHLEVGKALVMEGADGAAQIKSLAASYSSNPPSEIDGAAVTRVRDFSKDDFEDAEGDAIPKEGMLIIELADGRSCAVRPSGTEPKIKYYLFGKDAPAEDLAASKKKVAAGLDSLWSALEADAKSRMA
- the lnt gene encoding apolipoprotein N-acyltransferase, with the translated sequence MAMKNFPKCLWPWVLAAVSGLLLALCFPDWNLSGLVWVWMLPLLPAIWRGSRKRYGFGIAYTAGLVFWAVNLKWVWTVSGLGAMVLAAFLALYFGLWGLIAVTLGNPWRKRAVNRDDVQGSAIQQKIAAKQAGKKTGLLGGVLDDSFRSLKFALINAAAWVAIEWLRGWLFTGFGWNGLGVTFHNTPVLAQAADLVGVTGLAFTPVFMSAVIIQTCRRLGAEAQTGKLRPRLDFSVAALLLAVQFCYGVWRVKDVNGWETDRVRVLLVQENIPQDVKWEPRASADIRQGYADSTAAALAKLEQENVESVQQNVNGDEVELQTPDLVVWPESALPLPLLFAEGVDGYFIYGETRHVLEKEVLPLGNFTLLLGMNEFEAEFDGEFARFKEGGGQYNSLATVRPDGLLEQSIQTYRKKHLVLFGEYIPFDEQLPFLRDIFKFSSGASFAGGFTAGTSTEPLTVPVSGADMQVIPTVCFEDTVGRLTRKFVRREPQVIVNVTNDGWFKESEQALQHLANSKFRAIELRRPMIRSANTGVSAIITATGSLKDPVTGERQVIEDENGRPFVRASHYGHAYAPKHGPVSLYAMAGDWFSYLMIGLTSVAFIRARLRSS